Proteins from one Coregonus clupeaformis isolate EN_2021a chromosome 29, ASM2061545v1, whole genome shotgun sequence genomic window:
- the LOC121544948 gene encoding bcl-2-modifying factor, producing the protein MDDEEDDVFVPDSSHCWRTAFREIKYEDRGTQTPSPALALPNDMLPCGVAQEPRPLFYGNAGFRLHFPARFEQVGDQGPQERHQGERGRMERLQQQPQQPAQSMEVCIGQKLQLIGDQFHQEHLQLYHRNQRNMRPLWWRLASALLTLLFEQEAIAGRGR; encoded by the exons ATGGATGATGAGGAGGATGATGTGTTTGTGCCAGACTCCTCCCACTGCTGGCGCACAGCCTTCAGGGAGATAAAGTACGAGGACAGGGGCACCCAGACGCCCAGCCCTGCCCTGGCACTGCCCAACGACATGCTGCCCTGTGGGGTGGCCCAGGAGCCCAGACCACTCTTCTACG GCAACGCAGGCTTTCGATTGCACTTCCCAGCGCGGTTTGAGCAGGTTGGAGACCAGGGGCCTCAGGAGCGGcatcagggagagagagggaggatggaaaGGCTTCAACAGCAGCCTCAGCAGCCAGCACAAAGCATGGAGGTCTGCATTGGACAGAAACTCCAACTCATCGGAGACCAGTTCCACCAAGAACACCTTCAACTG TATCACCGAAACCAAAGGAACATGAGGCCCTTGTGGTGGCGCCTGGCCTCAGCTCTGCTCACCCTGCTGTTTGAGCAGGAGGCCATCGCTGGAAGGGGGAGGTGA